Proteins from a genomic interval of Caulobacter sp. SL161:
- a CDS encoding outer membrane protein assembly factor BamD, translating into MRESVLRIIQGRPAVMIAAVLVAASVAGCAGKAKKPTLVYEERPVELLYSTGADRLDRGNWNEAVDYFREVERQHPYSEWSRRSILMTGYAHYMGNQYAEAIGDADRFISLYPGNPSAQYAFYLKAICYFEQIVDVNRDQAATEQALAALRDVVQRYPNTEYATDARLKIDMVNDQLAGKEMAIGRWYLKNGQTLAAIGRFKAVIERHQTTSHTPEALFRLVEAYLTIGLNEEAKRNGAVLGYNFPGDRWYVDAYRLLNDNGLRPAVEPLKAGAKRNALERILSKDKEATLAPPGERKAKKGLLGPLGM; encoded by the coding sequence GTGAGAGAGTCCGTGCTTCGTATTATCCAGGGACGTCCGGCCGTCATGATCGCCGCTGTCCTCGTCGCCGCCTCGGTGGCGGGTTGCGCCGGCAAGGCCAAGAAGCCGACCCTCGTCTACGAAGAGCGTCCCGTTGAACTGCTGTATTCCACCGGCGCGGACCGTCTGGACCGCGGCAACTGGAATGAGGCCGTCGACTATTTCCGCGAAGTCGAGCGTCAGCACCCCTATTCGGAATGGTCGCGCCGCTCGATCCTGATGACGGGCTACGCCCACTACATGGGCAACCAGTACGCCGAAGCGATCGGTGACGCCGACCGGTTCATCTCGCTCTATCCCGGCAATCCGTCGGCCCAATACGCCTTCTACCTGAAGGCCATCTGCTACTTCGAACAGATCGTCGACGTGAACCGCGACCAGGCCGCGACTGAGCAGGCCCTGGCCGCCCTGCGCGACGTCGTCCAGCGCTATCCGAACACCGAATACGCCACCGACGCGCGGCTGAAGATCGACATGGTCAACGACCAGTTGGCCGGCAAGGAAATGGCCATTGGTCGCTGGTACCTTAAGAACGGCCAGACCCTGGCCGCGATTGGCCGGTTCAAGGCCGTGATCGAGCGCCATCAGACGACCTCGCACACGCCCGAAGCCCTGTTCCGCCTCGTCGAAGCCTATCTGACGATCGGTCTCAATGAGGAAGCCAAGCGTAACGGCGCGGTGCTGGGGTACAACTTCCCGGGCGATCGCTGGTACGTCGACGCCTACCGCCTCCTGAACGACAACGGACTGCGTCCGGCGGTCGAGCCGCTGAAGGCCGGCGCCAAGCGCAACGCTCTGGAACGCATCCTGTCGAAGGACAAGGAAGCGACCCTGGCTCCGCCTGGCGAACGCAAGGCCAAGAAGGGTCTGCTCGGGCCGCTGGGCATGTAG
- the lpxC gene encoding UDP-3-O-acyl-N-acetylglucosamine deacetylase → MSASGYFQHTVAGPVIFAGIGLHTGAHVRVAVRPAVADMGIVFVRTDVHDRDNRVPVTADAVCQTQLGTVINNADDVRVSTIEHLMAALAALSIDNCIVEVDGPEVPIMDGSSEPFVQILDRAGRRRQEAVRQYIEILAPITVEEGDKRASLLPADRFEVAFEIAFASKAIGRQAVDLAIDEESFRAELSDCRTFGFVRDVEALRAIGLARGGSMENAVVIDGDRVLNPEGLRRPDEFVRHKALDAVGDLYVLGKPIIGRFEGVLAGHGLNNAVVRALLAQPRAWRLRAFAPALAEAV, encoded by the coding sequence GTGTCGGCTTCGGGTTATTTTCAGCACACGGTCGCAGGACCGGTGATCTTTGCGGGGATCGGCCTGCACACGGGCGCGCATGTTCGCGTCGCCGTGCGCCCGGCGGTCGCCGACATGGGGATCGTCTTTGTGCGGACCGATGTGCATGACCGCGACAACCGCGTGCCGGTGACTGCGGACGCTGTCTGCCAGACCCAGCTCGGCACGGTGATCAACAACGCCGATGACGTGCGCGTCTCCACGATCGAGCACCTGATGGCCGCGCTGGCCGCGCTGTCGATCGACAACTGCATCGTCGAGGTCGACGGCCCGGAAGTGCCGATCATGGACGGCTCGTCCGAGCCCTTTGTTCAGATCTTGGATCGCGCCGGTCGTCGTCGCCAGGAAGCCGTTCGCCAGTACATCGAGATTCTGGCGCCGATCACGGTGGAGGAGGGCGACAAGCGCGCTAGCCTGCTTCCGGCCGATCGCTTCGAGGTCGCCTTCGAGATCGCCTTCGCCAGCAAGGCGATCGGTCGCCAAGCCGTCGACCTGGCGATCGACGAGGAATCGTTCCGCGCCGAGCTGTCCGACTGCCGCACCTTCGGTTTCGTCCGCGACGTCGAGGCGCTGCGCGCCATCGGCCTGGCGCGCGGCGGTTCGATGGAGAACGCCGTGGTCATCGACGGCGACCGCGTGCTGAACCCGGAAGGCCTGCGCCGTCCGGACGAGTTCGTTCGCCACAAGGCGCTGGACGCCGTGGGCGACCTCTACGTGCTGGGCAAGCCCATCATCGGCCGTTTCGAAGGCGTTTTGGCGGGGCATGGCCTCAATAACGCCGTGGTTCGAGCGTTGCTGGCCCAGCCGCGCGCTTGGCGCCTGCGCGCCTTCGCGCCGGCCCTTGCAGAAGCGGTTTAG
- a CDS encoding alpha/beta hydrolase family protein gives MIKSLRLAASALVLTAAMAGVAAAQAPTKADVFTAKDMASLDRLSDPRVSPDGRHVLYSVRTMDYPANKASMSLWLADLKTKMAPRRLKVSDGGAASGRWSADGKTIYFTSSRAGGTEQVFKTDVTGETATQVTATPFDVQAYKVAPNGKTIVVAMAVFPDCPDLACTEARLAAKTATKATGVVYDRLFVRHWDTWKDGTRNHLFAYSLDADGVAAGQPVALMKGFDGDSPTKPFGGDEDFVITPEQDGVAFAAKRAGREEAWSTNFDFWVAKFDGSEPLNNRTEANKAWDSAPTPSPDGKYAAYRAMSRPGFEADRFRIMIRDRATKQDRELAPQWDRSADAVAWSPDGKTIYATALDVGQGKLFAIDVKTGKVTALTGEGHVTAFDVGPNGIVYASDSLKSPSELFFLPPKGPAVKVASVSSKALKNVAWGEPEQFSFKGWNDETVHGFLVKPANFDPAKKYPVAFLIHGGPQGSFSNAWSYRWNPQVYANAGYAVVMIDFHGSTGYGQAFTDSISRHWGDRPLEDLQKGWSFVLSKYGFLDGDRACALGASYGGYMVNWIAGNWNQPWKCLVNHDGIFDTRAMGYSTEELWFTEWENGGPPWQAGTTYETFNPAHHVDKWVKPTLVIQGQLDYRVPVEQGLATFNALQRRGVPSKLLYFPNENHWVLKAQNSVQWHKEVLDWLDQWTGNTRPGK, from the coding sequence ATGATCAAAAGCTTGCGCCTTGCCGCCTCCGCCCTCGTCCTGACCGCCGCTATGGCCGGCGTGGCCGCCGCCCAGGCGCCGACCAAGGCGGACGTCTTCACCGCCAAGGACATGGCCAGCCTCGACCGGCTCAGCGATCCACGCGTCTCGCCTGACGGTCGCCATGTTCTCTACAGCGTGCGGACGATGGACTATCCCGCCAACAAGGCGTCCATGTCGCTTTGGCTGGCGGACCTGAAGACCAAGATGGCCCCGCGCCGCCTGAAGGTCTCTGACGGCGGCGCGGCCAGCGGCCGCTGGAGCGCTGATGGCAAGACCATCTACTTCACGTCCAGCCGGGCCGGCGGGACCGAGCAGGTGTTCAAGACGGACGTCACGGGCGAGACGGCGACGCAGGTCACCGCCACGCCGTTCGACGTGCAGGCCTACAAGGTGGCCCCAAACGGCAAGACGATCGTCGTGGCCATGGCTGTGTTCCCCGACTGCCCCGACCTGGCCTGCACCGAGGCGCGGCTTGCGGCGAAGACCGCCACCAAGGCGACCGGCGTGGTCTATGACCGGCTGTTCGTCCGTCATTGGGACACCTGGAAAGACGGGACGAGGAACCACCTCTTCGCCTATAGCCTGGACGCCGATGGCGTCGCCGCAGGCCAGCCGGTCGCCCTGATGAAGGGTTTCGACGGCGACAGCCCGACCAAGCCCTTTGGCGGCGACGAGGACTTCGTTATTACCCCCGAGCAGGACGGGGTGGCCTTCGCGGCGAAACGGGCCGGCAGGGAAGAAGCCTGGAGTACGAACTTTGACTTCTGGGTCGCCAAGTTCGACGGGTCGGAGCCGCTGAACAACCGCACCGAAGCCAACAAGGCCTGGGACTCCGCCCCGACGCCCTCGCCGGACGGCAAGTACGCCGCATATCGAGCCATGAGCCGGCCGGGCTTCGAAGCGGACCGCTTCCGGATCATGATCCGCGACCGAGCGACCAAGCAGGACCGCGAACTCGCCCCCCAGTGGGACCGCTCGGCCGATGCGGTCGCCTGGAGCCCTGACGGCAAGACGATCTATGCTACCGCGCTGGATGTGGGTCAGGGCAAGCTGTTCGCCATCGACGTCAAGACCGGTAAGGTCACAGCCCTGACGGGCGAGGGGCATGTCACCGCCTTTGACGTGGGTCCTAACGGCATCGTCTACGCCTCGGACTCCCTGAAGAGCCCCTCGGAGCTTTTCTTCCTGCCGCCCAAGGGTCCGGCGGTGAAGGTCGCGAGCGTCTCGAGCAAAGCGCTCAAGAACGTCGCCTGGGGCGAGCCCGAGCAGTTCAGCTTCAAGGGCTGGAACGACGAGACCGTGCACGGCTTCCTCGTCAAGCCGGCGAACTTCGACCCGGCCAAGAAGTACCCCGTGGCCTTCCTGATCCACGGTGGCCCGCAGGGCTCGTTCAGCAACGCCTGGAGCTATCGCTGGAACCCGCAGGTCTACGCCAACGCCGGCTACGCCGTGGTGATGATCGATTTCCACGGCTCGACCGGCTACGGCCAGGCCTTCACCGACTCGATCAGCCGGCACTGGGGCGACCGTCCGCTGGAGGATCTGCAGAAGGGCTGGAGCTTCGTCCTGTCGAAATACGGCTTCCTCGACGGCGATCGCGCCTGCGCGCTGGGCGCGTCGTACGGCGGCTACATGGTCAACTGGATCGCCGGCAACTGGAACCAGCCCTGGAAGTGCCTCGTGAACCATGACGGGATCTTCGACACCCGCGCCATGGGCTACTCGACCGAAGAGCTCTGGTTCACCGAATGGGAGAACGGCGGGCCGCCCTGGCAGGCCGGCACGACCTACGAGACCTTCAACCCGGCGCACCACGTCGACAAATGGGTCAAGCCGACGCTGGTGATCCAGGGCCAGCTGGACTACCGCGTTCCCGTCGAGCAGGGCCTGGCGACCTTCAACGCCCTGCAGCGGCGCGGCGTGCCCAGCAAGCTGCTGTACTTCCCCAACGAGAACCACTGGGTGCTGAAGGCCCAGAACTCGGTGCAGTGGCACAAGGAAGTGCTGGACTGGCTGGACCAGTGGACCGGGAACACGCGGCCGGGGAAGTGA
- a CDS encoding phytoene/squalene synthase family protein: MADTETLDDLVRRVDHDRWLATRFIADPAARADVIALYGLNYELARVAGGVSNALMGEIRLTWWREAMEEIAAGKPPRKHPNVEALAASGFDANALAVLAEARFTDLDEGPLKDEAAVLAYIDGTAGALAVLAARRLNPAADPHAVKGAARAWGLSGLWRLKSVGRSRLPEDWTQADVKQRVEAQLKAARREVRGLPVAAFPAVTPAALARAYVSGREMGELEKKLRLTLAVATGRL; encoded by the coding sequence ATGGCCGACACCGAGACCCTCGACGACCTCGTCCGCCGCGTCGACCACGACCGCTGGCTGGCGACGCGCTTCATCGCCGATCCGGCCGCCCGCGCCGACGTCATCGCCCTTTATGGCCTGAACTATGAGCTGGCCCGGGTGGCCGGCGGCGTGTCGAACGCCTTGATGGGCGAGATCCGCCTGACTTGGTGGCGCGAGGCGATGGAGGAGATCGCCGCCGGCAAACCGCCCCGCAAGCATCCCAATGTTGAGGCCCTGGCCGCTTCGGGGTTCGATGCCAACGCCCTGGCCGTCCTGGCTGAAGCGCGGTTCACCGACCTGGACGAGGGGCCGCTGAAGGATGAGGCGGCGGTGCTGGCCTATATCGACGGCACCGCCGGCGCCCTGGCGGTGCTCGCGGCGCGACGGCTCAACCCCGCCGCCGATCCGCACGCGGTCAAGGGCGCAGCGCGCGCCTGGGGGCTTTCGGGACTTTGGCGGCTGAAGTCGGTGGGACGCTCGCGGCTGCCGGAAGACTGGACGCAAGCCGACGTGAAGCAGCGGGTCGAGGCCCAGTTGAAGGCCGCGCGGCGCGAGGTGAGGGGATTGCCCGTGGCGGCGTTCCCCGCCGTGACCCCGGCCGCCCTGGCGCGCGCCTATGTGTCGGGCCGTGAGATGGGCGAGCTGGAGAAGAAGCTCCGCCTGACATTGGCGGTGGCGACGGGGCGGTTGTAA
- a CDS encoding urate hydroxylase PuuD has product MTGLLSNFRNTIIVSFVLALVIVIGYGHSPHGHDATYFQAIFRWLHVLFGILWIGLLYYFNFVQIRVMPQIPAELKPAVSKYIAPEALFWFRWAALATWVMGVLLAYNRGYLVEAFTLGLAGGYTPGVDMGFTFIGTGMWLATVMFFNVWVFIWPNQKIALGIVEADADAKAKAAKTAMLFSRTNTLLSIPMLATMAMNQTLFG; this is encoded by the coding sequence ATGACTGGACTGCTTTCGAACTTCCGCAACACGATCATCGTCAGCTTCGTGCTGGCCCTGGTGATTGTGATTGGCTACGGCCATAGCCCGCACGGGCACGACGCCACCTACTTCCAGGCCATCTTCCGCTGGCTGCACGTGCTGTTCGGCATCCTTTGGATCGGCCTGCTGTACTACTTCAACTTCGTGCAGATCCGGGTGATGCCGCAGATCCCGGCCGAACTGAAACCGGCCGTCAGCAAGTATATCGCGCCCGAGGCGCTGTTCTGGTTCCGCTGGGCCGCTCTGGCGACCTGGGTGATGGGCGTGCTGCTGGCCTATAACCGCGGCTACCTCGTCGAAGCCTTCACCCTGGGCCTGGCGGGCGGCTATACGCCTGGCGTCGACATGGGCTTCACCTTCATCGGCACGGGCATGTGGCTGGCCACGGTGATGTTCTTCAACGTCTGGGTGTTCATCTGGCCGAACCAGAAGATCGCGCTGGGCATCGTCGAGGCTGACGCGGACGCCAAGGCCAAGGCCGCCAAGACCGCCATGCTGTTCTCGCGCACCAACACCCTTCTCAGCATCCCGATGCTGGCCACCATGGCGATGAACCAGACGCTGTTTGGCTAA
- a CDS encoding Mth938-like domain-containing protein, whose protein sequence is MRQPPSIDAWGGGGFRVAGVWRPGSLLILDDQPRDWAVSALSELTPESFAEVFAAGGAVEFVLLGTGLNNALPPRPVRDALKAAGVGLEFMSTEAAARTYNVLASEGRRLAAALIAV, encoded by the coding sequence ATGCGCCAGCCGCCGTCCATCGACGCCTGGGGCGGCGGCGGCTTTCGGGTCGCCGGCGTCTGGCGACCCGGCTCGTTGCTGATCCTCGACGACCAGCCCCGCGACTGGGCCGTCTCGGCGCTTTCCGAGCTTACGCCGGAGTCGTTCGCCGAGGTTTTCGCGGCGGGCGGCGCGGTCGAGTTCGTGCTTTTGGGCACGGGCCTGAACAACGCGCTGCCGCCGCGTCCGGTCCGTGACGCCCTGAAGGCGGCCGGCGTCGGCTTGGAGTTCATGAGCACTGAAGCGGCCGCGCGCACCTACAATGTTCTAGCCAGCGAAGGCCGGAGACTGGCGGCGGCGCTGATCGCCGTCTGA
- the secF gene encoding protein translocase subunit SecF, whose protein sequence is MSAPMAWPLIKLLPQKTNLTFVKFARIMAVISAVLVVASLIGVFKPGLNLGIDFKGGSVMEVSTAPRAVDLAKVRTTLEAQGLGDVQVQAFGSPDRALVRFQTPAGGDPGVTLTNVKTALKQSLGDPVQFLNPSAVGPKVSGELFRSGVLALVLAVGLMFLYIWFRFEPQFGLGAVAGLLHDLILTFGFIVLFKIEFSLNTVAALLTVIGYSMNDTVVVFDRLRENLRKYKKMPLKDVIDLSINEIVSRTIITGVTAIMALTGLAIFGGDALFGFSVVMIFGIAVGTYSSIYVGAPIILLWGVKRGEEEATPIKLGAASQP, encoded by the coding sequence GTGAGCGCACCTATGGCCTGGCCCCTGATCAAGCTGCTCCCGCAGAAAACCAACCTCACCTTCGTCAAGTTCGCCCGCATCATGGCGGTGATCAGCGCGGTCCTCGTGGTCGCTTCGCTGATCGGCGTGTTCAAGCCCGGACTGAATCTCGGCATCGACTTCAAGGGCGGCTCCGTCATGGAAGTCTCGACCGCCCCGCGCGCGGTCGATCTGGCCAAGGTTCGCACCACCCTGGAAGCTCAAGGTCTGGGCGACGTCCAGGTGCAGGCCTTCGGCTCGCCGGATCGCGCCCTGGTGCGCTTCCAGACGCCGGCGGGCGGTGACCCTGGTGTCACCCTGACCAACGTCAAGACCGCCTTGAAGCAGTCGCTCGGCGATCCCGTCCAGTTCCTCAACCCCTCGGCGGTCGGTCCCAAGGTCTCGGGCGAGCTGTTCCGCAGCGGCGTCCTGGCCCTGGTGCTCGCCGTGGGCCTGATGTTTCTCTACATCTGGTTTCGCTTCGAGCCGCAGTTTGGCCTGGGCGCCGTGGCGGGCCTGCTGCACGACCTGATCCTGACCTTCGGCTTCATCGTGCTGTTCAAGATCGAGTTCAGCCTCAACACCGTTGCCGCGCTGCTGACGGTGATCGGCTACTCGATGAACGACACCGTCGTCGTGTTCGACCGCCTGCGCGAGAACCTGCGCAAGTACAAGAAGATGCCTTTGAAGGACGTGATCGACCTGTCGATCAACGAAATCGTGTCGCGTACGATCATCACCGGCGTCACGGCGATCATGGCCCTGACGGGTCTGGCGATCTTTGGCGGCGACGCCCTGTTCGGCTTCTCGGTCGTCATGATCTTCGGCATCGCGGTGGGCACCTACTCGTCGATCTATGTCGGCGCGCCGATCATCCTGCTGTGGGGTGTCAAGCGCGGCGAAGAGGAAGCCACGCCGATCAAGCTCGGTGCGGCCTCGCAGCCCTGA
- the secD gene encoding protein translocase subunit SecD, whose translation MLTLSRWKIVLVTFSVIFGILFTLPNLLPQKTLDSFPDWLPKQKLNLGLDLQGGSYLMYEVDTDALRKERLKNLVEDVRTVLRGEQITFGELAEVNGTVRLRIADAAKVDEAANLLRRSVGSPFAGSISGRDVSVDKRDDQRLELSFIPEAAAQDASMAVDQSIETIRRRIDSLGTKEPNITRQGADRIVIQAAGESDPERLKAVVGKTAKLTFQMVDDSVTPEDIAAGRIPPGSEALPGDDFQPVYVVRKRALVSGDELVDSRQSFDDRGAPAVSFKFNGSGSRKFGDATARNVGKRFAIVLDGRVISAPVINGAIPGGSGIITGSFTVESAADLALLLRSGALPAPLKVEQQNTVGAELGADAVRAGAISTLVAFITIVTFMILSYGLLFGGIAVVALIINGMLIVAAMSLTQATLTLPGIAGLILTLAVAVDANVLIYERMRDEARAGKSPILAADAGFSRAMTTIIDANITTLVAAGIMFAFGAGPVRGFAWTLSIGVFTSVFTAVLVSQLLIGWWFRAARPKKLPI comes from the coding sequence ATGCTGACACTGTCTCGCTGGAAGATTGTCTTGGTCACCTTCTCGGTGATCTTCGGCATTCTCTTCACCTTGCCCAATCTCCTGCCACAGAAGACGCTGGACAGCTTTCCGGACTGGTTGCCCAAGCAGAAGCTGAACCTCGGCCTCGACCTGCAGGGCGGTTCGTACCTGATGTACGAGGTCGACACTGACGCCCTGCGCAAGGAGCGCCTGAAGAACCTCGTCGAGGATGTCCGCACCGTCCTGCGGGGCGAGCAGATCACCTTCGGCGAACTGGCTGAAGTCAACGGCACAGTCCGGCTCCGCATCGCCGACGCCGCCAAGGTCGACGAGGCCGCCAACCTACTGCGCCGCTCGGTCGGCTCGCCGTTCGCCGGCTCGATCAGCGGTCGCGACGTCTCGGTCGACAAGCGCGACGACCAACGCCTCGAGCTTTCGTTCATCCCGGAAGCTGCGGCTCAGGATGCGTCGATGGCCGTCGATCAGAGCATCGAAACCATTCGCCGCCGTATCGACAGCCTTGGCACCAAGGAGCCGAACATCACGCGCCAAGGCGCCGACCGGATCGTGATCCAGGCCGCCGGCGAGAGCGATCCCGAGCGTCTGAAGGCCGTGGTCGGCAAGACCGCCAAGCTGACGTTCCAGATGGTCGATGACTCCGTCACGCCCGAGGATATCGCGGCCGGCCGGATTCCGCCGGGCTCCGAGGCGCTGCCCGGCGATGATTTTCAGCCCGTCTATGTCGTGCGGAAGCGCGCACTGGTTTCGGGCGACGAACTGGTCGATTCCCGTCAGAGCTTCGATGACCGAGGCGCTCCGGCCGTTTCGTTCAAGTTCAATGGCTCCGGCTCGCGCAAGTTCGGCGACGCCACGGCCCGCAATGTCGGCAAGCGGTTCGCGATCGTCCTGGACGGTCGCGTGATCTCGGCGCCGGTGATCAACGGCGCTATCCCCGGCGGTTCGGGCATCATCACGGGCTCGTTCACGGTCGAGAGCGCGGCCGACCTGGCCCTGCTGCTGCGTTCAGGCGCGCTGCCCGCACCCCTGAAGGTCGAGCAGCAGAACACCGTCGGCGCCGAACTGGGCGCGGACGCCGTGCGCGCTGGCGCCATCTCCACCCTCGTGGCGTTCATCACCATCGTCACCTTCATGATCCTCAGCTACGGGCTCTTGTTCGGCGGGATTGCGGTCGTCGCGCTGATTATCAACGGCATGCTGATCGTGGCGGCGATGTCGCTGACCCAGGCGACCCTCACGCTGCCGGGTATCGCGGGTCTGATTCTGACCCTGGCCGTGGCCGTCGACGCCAACGTGCTGATCTATGAGCGGATGCGCGACGAGGCGCGAGCCGGCAAGTCGCCAATCCTGGCGGCGGACGCGGGTTTCTCGCGCGCGATGACCACCATCATCGACGCCAACATCACCACCCTGGTGGCGGCGGGCATCATGTTCGCGTTCGGCGCGGGTCCTGTTCGCGGCTTCGCCTGGACCCTGTCTATCGGCGTGTTCACCTCGGTGTTCACCGCCGTGCTGGTCAGCCAGCTTCTCATCGGCTGGTGGTTCCGCGCTGCCCGCCCCAAGAAACTTCCGATCTGA
- the yajC gene encoding preprotein translocase subunit YajC gives MATGSTAATLMNILPIILMVVLFYFMLIRPQQKRQKEHMNMLNNLKRNDTVVLSSGMIGKIVRVEDREVGVEIATGVTVKVVKGMIAEVRTKGEPAAANDAKN, from the coding sequence ATGGCCACCGGTTCCACCGCGGCGACCCTGATGAACATCCTGCCGATCATCCTGATGGTCGTGCTGTTCTACTTCATGCTGATCCGTCCGCAGCAGAAGCGCCAGAAGGAGCATATGAACATGCTCAACAACCTGAAGCGCAATGACACCGTCGTGCTGTCCAGCGGCATGATCGGCAAGATCGTCCGCGTCGAGGACCGCGAAGTGGGCGTCGAGATCGCCACGGGCGTGACCGTGAAGGTCGTGAAGGGCATGATCGCCGAAGTCCGCACCAAGGGCGAGCCGGCCGCCGCCAACGACGCCAAGAACTGA
- a CDS encoding ATP-binding protein: MTEALAPLLARIADALERLAPATPPAPDFSTARLFRHEPAAAAFVPAPDYPLSLDLLVGIDRQKARFVENLRRFAEGLPSNHVLLWGVRGTGKSSVTKAAFVAMADTYPDLKLIEVDRDEVVALPPLFDLLRARSERFVVLCDDLSFEDGAAAAKALKSALEGGVSGPPENVLFVATSNRRHLMPRDHVESQGAIAAAENAEEEMSVSDRFGLWIGFPPMDQATYLQAIRSYAEQFGLDAADLDRRALQWSQMRGGRSGRVAWQFVRDLAGELGVGLPS, encoded by the coding sequence ATGACTGAAGCGCTCGCACCCCTGCTCGCCCGTATCGCCGACGCCCTGGAGCGCTTGGCTCCGGCCACTCCGCCGGCCCCGGATTTCAGCACTGCGCGCCTGTTCCGGCACGAACCGGCGGCGGCCGCCTTCGTTCCCGCGCCGGACTACCCGCTCTCGCTGGATCTGCTGGTCGGCATCGACCGGCAGAAGGCCCGGTTCGTCGAGAATCTCCGACGCTTCGCCGAAGGCCTGCCCAGCAATCACGTGCTGCTGTGGGGGGTGCGCGGTACGGGCAAGAGCTCGGTGACCAAGGCCGCGTTCGTGGCCATGGCCGACACCTATCCCGACCTCAAGCTGATCGAGGTCGATCGCGACGAGGTGGTCGCCCTTCCCCCGCTGTTCGACCTGCTGCGCGCCCGCTCCGAACGCTTTGTGGTGCTTTGCGACGATCTCTCGTTCGAGGACGGCGCAGCGGCGGCCAAGGCGCTCAAATCGGCGCTGGAGGGCGGAGTCTCGGGCCCGCCCGAAAACGTGCTGTTCGTCGCCACCTCCAACCGTCGTCACCTGATGCCGCGCGACCACGTCGAAAGCCAAGGCGCCATCGCTGCGGCCGAGAACGCCGAGGAGGAGATGAGCGTCTCCGACCGCTTCGGCCTGTGGATCGGCTTTCCGCCGATGGACCAGGCGACCTATCTGCAGGCGATCCGCAGCTACGCCGAGCAGTTTGGCCTGGACGCCGCTGATCTCGACCGGCGCGCGCTGCAGTGGTCGCAGATGCGCGGCGGTCGCTCAGGCCGCGTGGCCTGGCAGTTCGTTCGGGATCTGGCGGGAGAGCTTGGCGTCGGACTGCCGAGCTAG
- a CDS encoding helix-turn-helix domain-containing protein, which translates to MPPTDADTAADLALAYRLETLRRERDLSLDAAAALTGLSRATISRIERGETSPTANALGRLCNAYGLTMSRLLAAVETSAPRLLRGADAAHWRDPESGFLRTLIAPPTEGYATELALGELPPGAEVRYELDRPQREGYAPAGREQFFYLIAGELHLDIEAETYRLSPGDCLRHHGVDAKRIANPGAELARYLIINTTTV; encoded by the coding sequence GTGCCGCCCACGGACGCCGACACCGCCGCCGACCTGGCCCTGGCCTACCGGCTTGAGACCTTGCGGCGGGAACGCGACCTGTCGTTGGACGCCGCCGCCGCCCTGACGGGACTCAGCCGGGCGACGATCTCGCGCATCGAGCGAGGCGAGACCAGCCCCACGGCCAACGCTCTGGGACGGCTCTGTAACGCCTATGGCCTGACGATGTCGCGCCTGCTGGCGGCGGTCGAGACCAGCGCGCCTCGGCTTCTGCGCGGCGCCGACGCCGCGCATTGGCGTGATCCGGAGAGCGGCTTCCTGCGCACCCTGATCGCCCCGCCGACCGAAGGCTACGCCACCGAGCTGGCGCTGGGGGAGCTGCCGCCCGGCGCGGAGGTCCGCTACGAACTCGACCGGCCCCAGCGCGAAGGGTATGCCCCCGCCGGGCGCGAGCAGTTCTTCTATCTGATCGCCGGCGAGCTCCATCTGGACATCGAGGCCGAGACCTATCGGCTGAGCCCCGGCGACTGCCTGCGCCATCACGGCGTCGACGCCAAGCGGATCGCCAATCCGGGCGCCGAGCTCGCCCGCTATCTCATCATCAACACCACGACGGTCTAG
- a CDS encoding GNAT family N-acetyltransferase, which produces MTKPQLRIIAGDFEDPRIIALLAHHFATMRSTGPEESCHVMPLDAMRQADLDFFAAWDGDALAGFGAVKPLGDGHGEIKSMHTAAAHRGRGVGQAVLDHLLTHARALGLQRLSLETGAGDFFIPARAMYARNGFQACEPFGDYRPDPNSAFMTRTL; this is translated from the coding sequence ATGACCAAGCCGCAGCTTCGCATCATCGCCGGCGATTTCGAGGATCCTCGCATCATCGCCCTGCTGGCCCATCACTTCGCGACTATGCGCTCAACTGGCCCGGAAGAGAGCTGTCACGTCATGCCGCTGGACGCCATGCGCCAGGCCGATCTCGACTTTTTCGCCGCCTGGGACGGCGACGCCCTGGCGGGGTTCGGCGCGGTCAAGCCCCTGGGCGACGGCCACGGCGAGATCAAGTCCATGCACACCGCCGCAGCGCATCGAGGCCGGGGCGTCGGCCAAGCCGTTCTGGACCATCTGTTGACGCACGCACGCGCCCTGGGCTTACAGCGTCTCAGCCTTGAGACCGGGGCTGGCGACTTTTTTATTCCTGCCCGTGCCATGTACGCCCGCAACGGCTTCCAGGCCTGCGAGCCCTTTGGCGACTACAGGCCCGATCCCAACAGCGCCTTCATGACCCGAACGCTTTGA